A window of Rhododendron vialii isolate Sample 1 chromosome 11a, ASM3025357v1 contains these coding sequences:
- the LOC131306914 gene encoding ATP synthase subunit alpha, mitochondrial-like — translation MALSGSDHERRCVEVKAPGIIERKSVHEPMQTGLKAVDSLVPIGRGQRELIINDRQTGKTAIAIDSILNQKQMNSRATSESETLYCVYVAIGQKRSTVAQLVQILSEVNALEYFILVAATVSDLAPPQFLAPYSGCAMGEYFHNNGMHALIIIHFGIPMASNFATY, via the exons ATGGCGTTgag TGGGAGCGATCACGAGCGAAGATGTGTCGAAGTGAAAGCACCTGGGATTATTGAACGTAAATCTGTGCACGAGCCTATGCAAACAGGTTTAAAAGCGGTGGATAGCCTGGTTCCTATAGGCCGTGGTCAACGAGAACTGATAATCAACGACCGACAAACTGGAAAAACCGCTATTGCTATCGATTCCATATTAAACCAAAAGCAAATGAACTCAAGGGCCACCTCGGAGAGTGAGACATTGTATTGTGTCTATGTAGCAATTGGGCAAAAACGCTCAACTGTGGCACAATTAGTTCAAATTCTTTCCGAAGTGAATGCTTTGGAATATTTCATTCTTGTAGCAGCCACCGTTTCAGATCTTGCTCCTCCGCAATTTCTGGCCCCATATTCTGGCTGTGCCATGGGGGAATATTTCCACAATAATGGAATGCACGCATTAATAATCATCCATTTCGg